The Mycobacteriales bacterium genome includes a region encoding these proteins:
- a CDS encoding dienelactone hydrolase family protein, whose protein sequence is MSADLRAHTITLTGHGGDPVEAYLAEPLAEGRYGAVVVIHHMPGYDEGTKEITRKFAAHGYLALCPNLYSREAPGADPDDAAAAARAVGGVPDDRLIGDVGAAVDYLRSLPASNGKVATIGYCSGGRQSFLAACSLPLDAAVDCYGAFLVARPPEGMPLRAEPIVDLAPELRCPLLGLFGADDSYPTPEETEVLRQALAAAGKEFEFHTYDDAGHAFFSTDRPSYRPEAAADGWQKIWQFFGRHLAA, encoded by the coding sequence ATGAGTGCTGATCTACGGGCCCACACCATCACGCTGACCGGCCACGGCGGCGATCCCGTGGAGGCCTATCTCGCGGAACCGCTGGCCGAGGGCCGCTACGGCGCCGTGGTCGTCATTCATCACATGCCCGGATATGACGAGGGGACGAAGGAGATCACCCGCAAGTTCGCCGCACACGGCTACCTCGCGCTGTGCCCGAACCTCTACAGCCGAGAGGCGCCCGGTGCAGACCCGGACGACGCGGCGGCGGCAGCGCGCGCCGTGGGCGGGGTGCCGGACGATCGGTTGATCGGAGACGTCGGTGCCGCCGTCGACTACCTTCGATCGCTGCCGGCGTCGAACGGCAAGGTCGCGACGATCGGCTACTGCTCCGGCGGTCGCCAGTCGTTTCTCGCCGCCTGCAGCCTGCCGCTCGACGCGGCCGTCGACTGCTACGGCGCGTTCCTCGTCGCCCGGCCACCGGAGGGCATGCCGCTGCGCGCGGAGCCGATCGTCGACCTGGCGCCCGAGCTGCGCTGCCCGCTGCTCGGACTCTTCGGGGCCGACGACAGCTACCCGACTCCGGAGGAGACCGAGGTCCTGCGGCAAGCGCTCGCGGCCGCGGGCAAGGAGTTCGAGTTCCACACCTACGACGACGCGGGTCACGCGTTCTTCTCCACCGACCGGCCGAGCTACCGACCGGAGGCGGCCGCCGACGGATGGCAGAAGATCTGGCAGTTCTTCGGCCGACACCTGGCTGCGTGA
- a CDS encoding cupin domain-containing protein translates to MTVTSAPTQIGDREIASEPATSRAWWFLGTLLVLRNPEGAPVCPAVMELTIPPGGSPPEHVHESLDDSFYLLDGELVIRCGDRTIVARPGSYVVLPHGIGHTFRVTSRVPARLLLVHADDSFLRFVQAVGTPTDDRRLPPHDEFDLDFETLSRASAEHGAPMIGPSLEEDEARRHLPPGSDAPTLGSINHIALCVTDLARSERWYREAFDLVRIDGEIADDGTGHVTLLSPTGGWILALAGAPAAEVQHVAVSCADREKLVRWRGTLTDRGVAPGTITDAPYGSGFVVRDPDGIELELFAAAQQHV, encoded by the coding sequence ATGACCGTCACATCCGCACCGACGCAGATCGGCGACCGGGAGATCGCCAGCGAGCCCGCCACCAGCCGCGCCTGGTGGTTCCTCGGCACGCTCCTGGTGCTGCGCAACCCCGAGGGCGCACCGGTGTGCCCGGCCGTCATGGAGCTGACGATCCCGCCCGGCGGGTCGCCGCCGGAGCACGTGCACGAGTCGCTGGACGACTCGTTCTACCTGCTCGACGGCGAGCTGGTGATCCGCTGCGGCGACCGGACGATCGTCGCGCGGCCTGGCAGCTACGTCGTGCTGCCCCACGGGATCGGCCACACGTTCCGCGTCACCAGCCGCGTCCCGGCGCGCCTGCTCCTCGTGCATGCGGACGACAGCTTCCTGCGCTTCGTCCAGGCCGTCGGTACGCCGACCGACGACCGCCGGCTGCCGCCCCACGACGAGTTCGACCTCGATTTCGAGACGCTCTCGCGCGCCAGCGCCGAGCACGGCGCGCCGATGATCGGTCCGTCGCTGGAGGAGGACGAGGCACGCCGCCACCTGCCACCCGGCAGCGACGCGCCCACGCTCGGCTCGATCAACCACATCGCACTCTGCGTCACCGACCTGGCGAGGAGTGAGCGCTGGTACCGCGAGGCGTTCGACCTCGTACGCATCGACGGCGAGATCGCCGACGACGGCACCGGACACGTCACGTTGCTGAGCCCGACGGGCGGATGGATCCTCGCGCTGGCCGGCGCTCCCGCCGCGGAGGTCCAGCACGTCGCCGTGAGCTGCGCGGATCGTGAGAAGCTCGTCCGGTGGCGCGGCACACTCACCGACAGGGGCGTCGCGCCGGGGACGATCACGGACGCGCCGTACGGCTCCGGGTTCGTCGTCCGCGACCCCGACGGCATCGAGCTCGAGCTGTTCGCGGCGGCGCAGCAGCACGTCTGA
- a CDS encoding TetR/AcrR family transcriptional regulator, giving the protein MTFPERSLRERQADHVRLAVLEAAVGLLEEKTVDDVSMSDVSAAAGISLRTLYRYFPDRASLLAAAGEHLYGSLGVPFDIGDPDDISASFLDAARRLSSRPTLTRALVQTTAGRAARSSGRPHRVAAIRTALKPLTDGLDADTARRATAVIAHLCSAVSWVSISDDSGLDDTDAQQAVAWAIDTLVAALRDESHDRRKARSRTTSPSRSTKGESR; this is encoded by the coding sequence ATGACCTTTCCGGAGCGGTCACTCCGCGAGCGCCAAGCCGACCACGTCCGGCTGGCGGTGCTCGAGGCGGCGGTCGGCCTGCTCGAGGAGAAGACCGTCGACGACGTGTCGATGTCGGACGTTTCGGCCGCGGCCGGGATCTCGCTGCGCACGCTCTACCGCTACTTCCCCGACCGGGCGTCCTTGCTGGCCGCAGCCGGCGAACACCTCTACGGATCACTCGGAGTTCCGTTCGACATCGGCGACCCGGACGACATCTCCGCCAGCTTCCTCGACGCAGCACGCCGCCTCTCCTCCCGGCCGACGCTCACCCGCGCACTGGTGCAGACCACGGCCGGGCGTGCCGCGCGATCCTCGGGCCGCCCGCACCGCGTCGCGGCGATCCGCACCGCCCTGAAGCCGTTGACCGACGGCCTCGACGCGGACACCGCGCGCCGCGCCACCGCGGTGATCGCGCATCTCTGCAGTGCCGTGTCGTGGGTGAGCATCAGCGACGACAGCGGGCTCGACGACACCGACGCACAGCAGGCCGTGGCGTGGGCGATCGACACGCTGGTGGCCGCATTGCGCGACGAGAGCCACGACCGCCGAAAGGCCAGAAGCCGTACGACGTCTCCATCCAGGTCCACGAAGGGGGAATCTCGATGA
- a CDS encoding excinuclease ABC subunit UvrA, whose protein sequence is MEQHVADSHDLIRVHGARVNNLKDVSVEIPKRRLTVFTGVSGSGKSSLVFDTIAAESQRLINETYSAFVQGFMPTLARPEVDVLDGLTPAILVDQQRMGADARSTVGTATDANAMLRILFSRIGRPHVGPPTAFSFNVPTRTARGSMDVDRGKGERVVVREVVYQGGMCPRCEGRGAVTDFDLAALYDDSKSLADGALTVPGFSMEGWYGRIFRGSGFFNFDKPIGRYTKKELHDLLYREPTKIKVDGINLTYEGLIPRIRKSMLSKDPDAMQPHIRAFVERAVTFATCPDCDGTRLNEAARSSKISGINIADAGAMQISDLAAWVRGLDEPSVAPLLAALLHTLESFVEIGLGYLSLDRPSGTLSGGESQRTKMIRHLGSSLTDVTYVFDEPTIGMHPHDIQRMNGLLLQLRDKGNTVLVVEHKPEVVTIADHVVDLGPGAGTAGGEVVFEGTVGGLRASGTLTGQHLDDRASLKGSVRAPSGVLEVRGANTHNLKDVDVDVPLGILVAITGVAGSGKSSLVHGSLSGRDGVVTVDQAAIRGSRRSNPATYSGLLDPIRKAFAKANGVKPALFSANSDGACAACHGAGVVYMDLAMMAGVSTTCEECDGKRFQASVLDYRLAGRDISEVLAMPVTEARDFFGDDAANVPAARAILDRLTDVGLGYLTLGQPLTTLSGGELQRLKLATQMSDKGDVYVLDEPTTGLHLADVDQLLGLLDRLVDSGKSVIVIEHHQAVVAHADWIIDLGPGAGHDGGRVVFEGIPADLVAGRATLTGAHLATYVGST, encoded by the coding sequence ATGGAGCAGCACGTCGCGGACAGCCACGACCTCATCCGCGTGCACGGTGCGCGCGTCAACAACCTCAAGGACGTCAGCGTCGAGATCCCCAAGCGGCGGCTCACCGTGTTCACCGGCGTCTCGGGGTCGGGCAAGAGCTCGCTGGTGTTCGACACGATCGCCGCCGAGTCGCAGCGCCTGATCAACGAGACCTACAGCGCGTTCGTGCAGGGGTTCATGCCCACCCTGGCCCGCCCGGAGGTCGACGTCCTCGACGGGCTGACGCCGGCGATCCTCGTCGACCAGCAGCGGATGGGTGCCGACGCCCGCTCCACCGTCGGCACCGCCACGGACGCCAACGCGATGCTGCGCATCCTGTTCAGCCGCATCGGCCGGCCACACGTCGGCCCGCCCACGGCGTTCTCGTTCAACGTGCCCACGAGGACGGCGCGTGGGTCGATGGACGTCGACCGCGGGAAGGGCGAGCGGGTCGTCGTACGCGAGGTCGTCTACCAGGGCGGCATGTGCCCGCGGTGTGAAGGTCGCGGTGCGGTCACCGACTTCGACCTGGCGGCGTTGTACGACGACAGCAAGTCGCTCGCCGACGGTGCGCTCACCGTGCCGGGATTCAGCATGGAGGGTTGGTACGGCCGCATCTTCCGCGGCTCCGGGTTCTTCAACTTCGACAAGCCGATCGGCAGGTACACCAAGAAGGAGCTGCACGACCTCCTCTACCGCGAGCCGACGAAGATCAAGGTCGACGGCATCAACCTGACCTACGAAGGGCTGATCCCGAGGATCCGGAAGTCAATGCTGTCCAAGGACCCGGACGCGATGCAGCCGCACATCCGTGCGTTCGTGGAGCGGGCGGTCACCTTCGCGACCTGCCCCGACTGCGACGGCACCCGGCTCAACGAGGCGGCCCGGTCGTCGAAGATCAGCGGCATCAACATCGCCGACGCGGGCGCGATGCAGATCAGCGATCTCGCCGCATGGGTGCGCGGCCTCGACGAGCCGTCGGTCGCACCGCTGCTGGCCGCCCTGCTGCACACCCTCGAGTCGTTCGTGGAGATCGGGCTGGGCTACCTGAGCCTGGACCGGCCGTCGGGCACCCTGTCAGGCGGTGAGTCCCAGCGCACGAAGATGATCCGCCATCTCGGGTCGTCGCTCACCGACGTCACCTACGTCTTCGACGAGCCGACGATCGGGATGCACCCGCACGACATCCAGCGCATGAACGGCCTGCTGCTCCAGCTGCGCGACAAGGGCAACACGGTCCTCGTCGTCGAGCACAAGCCGGAGGTCGTCACCATCGCCGACCACGTCGTCGACCTCGGGCCGGGGGCCGGCACGGCCGGGGGCGAGGTCGTGTTCGAGGGAACGGTCGGCGGACTGCGCGCGAGCGGGACGCTCACCGGGCAGCACCTGGACGATCGCGCCTCGCTGAAGGGGTCCGTGCGCGCGCCGTCGGGCGTTTTGGAGGTTCGCGGCGCGAACACCCACAACCTGAAGGACGTCGACGTCGACGTGCCACTCGGCATCCTCGTCGCCATCACCGGTGTGGCCGGCTCCGGCAAGAGCTCACTGGTCCACGGATCATTGTCCGGGCGCGACGGTGTGGTGACCGTCGACCAGGCCGCGATCCGCGGATCCCGACGCAGCAACCCGGCGACCTACAGCGGGCTGCTCGACCCGATCCGCAAGGCCTTCGCCAAGGCCAACGGCGTGAAGCCGGCGCTGTTCAGCGCCAACTCCGACGGCGCCTGCGCGGCCTGCCACGGCGCCGGCGTCGTCTACATGGATCTGGCGATGATGGCCGGCGTCTCCACCACCTGCGAGGAGTGCGACGGCAAACGTTTCCAGGCGTCGGTGCTCGACTACCGCCTCGCCGGACGCGACATCAGCGAGGTGCTCGCGATGCCCGTGACCGAGGCGCGGGACTTCTTCGGCGACGACGCCGCGAACGTTCCGGCCGCTCGGGCGATCCTCGACCGGCTGACGGACGTCGGGCTCGGCTACCTGACTCTCGGACAACCCCTGACCACGCTGTCCGGCGGCGAGCTGCAACGGCTGAAGCTGGCGACCCAGATGTCGGACAAGGGTGACGTCTACGTCCTCGACGAACCGACCACCGGGCTGCACCTCGCCGACGTCGACCAGCTGCTCGGCCTGCTCGACCGGCTCGTCGACTCCGGGAAGTCGGTCATCGTCATCGAGCATCATCAAGCCGTCGTGGCCCACGCCGACTGGATCATCGACCTCGGCCCCGGGGCGGGTCACGACGGCGGCCGCGTCGTCTTCGAGGGCATCCCGGCCGATCTCGTCGCCGGCCGGGCGACCCTCACCGGCGCGCACCTGGCGACCTACGTCGGCAGCACCTGA
- a CDS encoding citrate/2-methylcitrate synthase: MAARDWVDAAEAARRLGVKPATLYSYVSRGLLRSRRDADGRRSLFDAAEVAALRRRAHPPSQDQQLTIESAITTLGDDRPYYRGRDALALARTATFEQVAEWLWSGPEAPTATPWQADPAAAATAAAAQTLLPETALPLDRLHVVVTTLAMSDPLRFALEPESVAAVGRSMIAGMVEALPAQRRRRPGPAIAERLWSRLARTPPASGLLRALDAALILLADHELAASTVAARVAASVQADPYAVVSAGLGVVGGPMHGGATLGAERMLAEVREPESAAAVIGERLRRGERIPGIGHMVYREADGRARVLLDLVRAAAPGHPRLQAAEALLAEFAARGLPMMNIDFSLAALTAVAGMVTGAGEAVFAVARTAGWLAHALEEYAHPSPLRPRAVYVGPAPLDAPLEPV; encoded by the coding sequence ATGGCGGCTCGCGACTGGGTCGATGCCGCCGAGGCGGCCCGGCGCCTCGGGGTGAAGCCGGCGACGCTCTACTCCTACGTGAGCCGGGGCCTGCTGCGCTCCCGTCGCGATGCCGACGGGCGGCGCAGCCTCTTCGACGCGGCCGAGGTGGCGGCGCTGCGCCGGCGGGCGCACCCGCCCAGCCAGGACCAGCAGCTGACGATCGAGTCCGCGATCACCACGCTCGGCGACGACCGCCCCTACTACCGGGGGCGTGACGCGCTGGCCCTGGCGCGGACCGCGACCTTCGAGCAGGTGGCGGAGTGGCTCTGGAGCGGCCCGGAGGCGCCTACCGCTACGCCGTGGCAGGCGGACCCGGCGGCGGCGGCAACGGCCGCGGCCGCGCAGACGCTGCTGCCGGAGACGGCCCTCCCGCTGGATCGGCTGCACGTCGTCGTCACCACGCTCGCGATGAGCGACCCGCTCCGGTTCGCACTGGAACCCGAATCGGTGGCCGCGGTCGGCAGGTCGATGATCGCGGGCATGGTCGAGGCGTTGCCGGCGCAGAGGCGCCGCCGCCCGGGCCCGGCGATCGCCGAGCGGTTGTGGTCCAGGCTGGCCCGGACCCCGCCGGCATCAGGCCTGCTGCGCGCGCTCGACGCCGCGTTGATCCTGCTGGCCGATCACGAGCTCGCCGCCTCGACCGTCGCCGCGCGCGTCGCTGCCTCGGTGCAGGCCGATCCCTATGCCGTGGTGAGCGCCGGCCTCGGCGTCGTCGGTGGCCCCATGCACGGCGGGGCGACGTTGGGTGCCGAGCGAATGCTCGCCGAGGTCCGCGAGCCGGAGAGTGCAGCGGCGGTGATCGGCGAGCGCCTGCGCCGCGGCGAGCGCATCCCCGGCATCGGGCACATGGTCTACCGGGAGGCGGACGGCCGCGCGCGGGTGCTGCTCGACCTCGTGCGCGCGGCGGCACCGGGTCACCCGAGGCTGCAGGCGGCGGAGGCGCTGCTCGCAGAGTTCGCCGCGCGGGGCCTGCCGATGATGAACATCGACTTCTCGCTGGCCGCGCTGACCGCGGTGGCCGGCATGGTGACCGGCGCGGGGGAGGCGGTCTTCGCGGTGGCCCGCACGGCGGGCTGGCTCGCGCACGCGCTGGAGGAGTACGCGCACCCCTCGCCGCTACGCCCGCGCGCGGTCTACGTCGGCCCTGCTCCGCTGGACGCGCCGCTCGAGCCGGTCTAG
- a CDS encoding cupredoxin family copper-binding protein, whose amino-acid sequence MTSHHRSRASGLPATALAILTLAVVAAGCGGSSGGSGASGTASMSNMPMSSASSSGGSSTPVSGSTISIKNFAYSPATLTVAPGARITVRNNDTAPHTVTAKDKSFDTGTIDPGKTATFTAPTKPGTYDYICTIHPYMKGTLIVRG is encoded by the coding sequence ATGACCTCCCACCACCGCTCCCGCGCGTCCGGCCTTCCCGCCACCGCGCTCGCCATCCTGACGCTGGCCGTGGTTGCCGCCGGTTGCGGCGGCTCGTCGGGCGGTTCCGGCGCGTCGGGCACCGCGTCGATGTCGAACATGCCGATGTCGTCGGCGTCGTCGAGCGGCGGTTCGTCGACGCCGGTGTCGGGGTCGACGATCAGCATCAAGAACTTCGCTTACTCACCGGCCACGCTGACCGTCGCGCCGGGAGCCCGGATCACGGTGCGCAACAACGACACGGCCCCGCACACGGTGACCGCCAAGGACAAGTCGTTCGACACGGGCACCATCGACCCGGGCAAGACGGCGACGTTCACCGCACCCACCAAACCCGGCACCTACGACTACATCTGCACGATCCACCCCTACATGAAGGGCACGCTGATCGTCCGCGGCTAG
- a CDS encoding LLM class F420-dependent oxidoreductase: MTTKRFDLGRVGIWTGVLDALPSAEARRVAGELEELGFPTLWIPETVGRDPFVTATLLLDSTERLHIATGIANIWARDAVTMANTQRSLEEAFPGRFLLGLGVSHHHLVDRVRHHDYSKPYSKMVGYLEEMDQAIFRGVGPKERSATVLAALGPKMLQLAATKADGAHPYFVPVEHTKTAREILGPGPILAPEQMVVIDSNRERGLETARKGMAVYLRAPNYVNNLKRLGFNDDDVADGGSERLVDAIVAVGPVEKAVDRVQQHLDFGADHVCVQVLGEDLAAPPRDGWRELAQAVKTL, from the coding sequence GTGACGACGAAGCGCTTCGACCTGGGTCGGGTCGGTATCTGGACCGGAGTTCTCGACGCCCTGCCCTCCGCAGAGGCTCGGCGGGTCGCCGGTGAGCTCGAGGAGCTCGGTTTCCCGACGTTGTGGATCCCGGAGACGGTCGGGCGCGATCCGTTCGTCACCGCGACGCTGCTGCTCGACTCCACCGAGCGCCTCCACATCGCCACCGGTATCGCGAACATCTGGGCGCGCGACGCGGTCACGATGGCCAACACCCAGCGCAGCCTCGAGGAAGCGTTCCCCGGCCGCTTCCTCCTCGGGCTCGGCGTCAGCCATCACCACCTGGTGGACCGGGTGCGGCACCACGACTACTCGAAGCCCTACTCGAAGATGGTCGGCTACCTCGAGGAGATGGATCAGGCGATCTTCCGCGGGGTCGGGCCGAAGGAGCGCTCCGCGACCGTGCTGGCGGCGCTCGGGCCCAAGATGCTGCAGCTGGCCGCCACCAAGGCCGACGGCGCGCACCCCTACTTCGTGCCGGTCGAGCACACGAAGACGGCACGGGAGATCCTCGGGCCCGGCCCGATCCTCGCGCCGGAGCAGATGGTCGTCATCGACAGCAACCGTGAGCGGGGCCTCGAGACGGCCCGCAAGGGCATGGCCGTCTACCTGCGGGCGCCCAACTACGTCAACAACCTCAAGCGGCTCGGGTTCAACGACGACGACGTGGCCGACGGCGGTAGCGAGCGGCTCGTCGACGCGATCGTCGCGGTCGGGCCGGTCGAGAAGGCGGTCGACCGGGTGCAGCAGCACCTCGACTTCGGGGCCGACCACGTCTGCGTCCAAGTGCTCGGCGAAGACCTCGCGGCACCCCCGCGCGACGGCTGGCGAGAGTTGGCGCAAGCGGTGAAGACGCTCTAG
- a CDS encoding transglycosylase domain-containing protein, whose protein sequence is MPRVPWPSPLLVLKIAGGIFGAFALISGAVFAVVYLTTPTPEPKASATAQATTFSFADGSSLATVGQVMRKNVPLQHVPLDLRHAVLAAEDDSFYSAPAIDPWRTLEAGFRDLAGGSIQGASTLTQQYVKIAYLNDERSIGRKLQQAVLAVKLAQAQPADQIFQDYLNAVYFGRHAYGVDTAAEAYFGQPLWKLDTAQSALLAGVINAPSSLDPALNPQAAKTRWHYVVNRLVADGYLAQAEADRLQFPKTVPPHASAAQAYNGSRGYLVQAVKQELRRHGFSDREIETGGLKVTTTIDPRMQRAAVAAEEQVLRAGPPTDPLSGLVAEVPGDGAIRALYGGRDYGGKYPASQVNTALDARRQAGSSFKPYVLATALEHGIPLSQPFDGSSPKTVPGYPHPVLNFNNEQCTPCTLLDATAQSVNTVYVPLAAQVGPNQVAALAHGAGIPASVPLHGTHGYADAGIALGIYGVHVVDQATAYGTFADGGVAVEPYLVSKVVRPGHGVVYQHKAVRHRAMPPSIAAGVTYALQDVIANGTGKGATLPGRPAAGKTGTAENAADAWFVGYTPQLVTAVWMGYPSPSHTLHDVEGVATVTGGTLPATLWQHFMTAALAGVPAAPFPAYSVAPAPAPAAPAAQPPPQPQPAVPPQNLPFGHGGKHHRHG, encoded by the coding sequence ATGCCCCGCGTTCCCTGGCCTTCGCCCCTGCTCGTGCTCAAGATCGCCGGCGGCATCTTCGGAGCGTTCGCCCTGATCTCCGGGGCGGTGTTCGCGGTCGTCTACCTCACCACGCCCACGCCCGAGCCCAAGGCGTCGGCCACGGCGCAGGCGACCACGTTCTCCTTCGCCGACGGCAGCTCGCTGGCGACGGTGGGGCAGGTGATGCGCAAGAACGTGCCGCTGCAACACGTGCCACTCGACCTGCGGCACGCCGTGCTGGCCGCGGAGGACGACAGCTTCTACTCGGCGCCGGCGATCGATCCCTGGCGCACGCTCGAGGCCGGCTTCCGTGACCTCGCCGGCGGCAGCATCCAGGGCGCCTCGACGCTGACGCAGCAGTACGTGAAGATCGCCTACCTCAACGACGAGCGCAGCATCGGACGCAAGCTGCAGCAGGCGGTCCTCGCGGTGAAGCTGGCGCAGGCCCAGCCGGCCGACCAGATCTTCCAGGACTACCTCAACGCCGTCTACTTCGGCCGGCACGCCTACGGCGTCGACACTGCGGCCGAGGCCTACTTCGGTCAGCCGCTGTGGAAGCTCGACACCGCGCAGTCGGCGCTGCTCGCCGGGGTCATCAACGCCCCGAGCTCGCTCGACCCGGCGCTGAACCCGCAGGCGGCGAAGACGCGATGGCACTACGTCGTCAACCGCCTCGTCGCCGACGGCTACCTGGCGCAGGCCGAGGCCGACCGGCTGCAGTTCCCGAAGACGGTCCCGCCGCACGCCTCCGCCGCGCAGGCATACAACGGCTCGCGCGGCTACCTCGTGCAGGCGGTCAAGCAGGAGCTGCGGCGACACGGATTCAGCGACCGGGAGATCGAGACCGGCGGGTTGAAGGTGACGACCACCATCGACCCCAGGATGCAGCGGGCCGCGGTGGCCGCCGAGGAGCAGGTGCTGCGCGCCGGTCCGCCGACCGACCCCCTGTCCGGGCTCGTCGCGGAGGTGCCCGGCGACGGCGCGATCCGTGCGCTCTACGGCGGCCGCGACTACGGCGGCAAGTACCCCGCGTCGCAGGTCAACACGGCGCTGGACGCACGCCGTCAGGCCGGGTCGTCCTTCAAGCCCTACGTCCTCGCGACCGCGCTCGAGCACGGCATCCCGCTCAGCCAGCCCTTCGACGGGTCAAGCCCGAAGACGGTGCCCGGCTACCCGCACCCGGTCCTCAACTTCAACAACGAGCAGTGCACGCCCTGCACGCTGCTCGACGCGACCGCTCAGTCGGTCAACACCGTCTACGTGCCGCTCGCCGCGCAGGTCGGTCCCAACCAGGTGGCCGCCCTCGCGCACGGCGCGGGCATCCCGGCGTCGGTGCCGTTGCACGGTACGCACGGCTATGCCGATGCGGGTATCGCGCTCGGCATCTACGGCGTACACGTTGTCGACCAGGCGACGGCCTACGGCACGTTCGCCGACGGCGGCGTCGCGGTCGAGCCCTACCTCGTGTCGAAGGTCGTGCGGCCGGGGCACGGCGTCGTCTACCAGCACAAGGCGGTGCGGCACCGGGCGATGCCGCCGAGCATCGCCGCGGGCGTGACCTACGCGCTGCAGGACGTCATCGCCAACGGCACCGGCAAGGGCGCGACCCTGCCGGGCCGACCGGCGGCCGGCAAGACCGGCACGGCCGAGAACGCCGCCGACGCCTGGTTCGTCGGCTACACCCCGCAGCTCGTCACTGCGGTCTGGATGGGCTACCCGAGCCCGTCACACACCCTGCACGACGTCGAAGGAGTCGCGACGGTGACCGGCGGCACCCTCCCCGCCACGCTGTGGCAGCATTTCATGACCGCGGCACTGGCCGGGGTCCCGGCGGCGCCCTTCCCCGCCTACAGCGTCGCGCCCGCGCCCGCCCCGGCGGCGCCGGCCGCCCAGCCGCCGCCTCAGCCGCAGCCGGCCGTCCCGCCGCAGAACCTGCCGTTCGGGCACGGCGGCAAGCATCATCGCCACGGCTAA
- a CDS encoding pirin family protein: MSGPVSTVDAAAVPEHGEPTAPEVEISESHLATVGRFRVRRALPRRTRRTVGAWCFADHMGPASVTENASLDVGPHPHIGLQTVTWLLDGQVLHRDSLGSEQIISPGQLNLMTAGGGVSHSEEATGHYRGELEGIQLWIAQPDATRTAGARFEHHTDLPAVDLHRGAATVLVGELMGAGSSARHDSPLVGADLHLGGGRVLVELRPQWEYAVVVLRGRLVVDGAPLGPGHLGYLGRGRDELALDADVETRAMLLGGEPFEERIVMWWNFVARSREELAAAYASWDLGDDRFGTIDSPLARIPAPTPYWLTMREP; the protein is encoded by the coding sequence ATGAGCGGACCCGTCAGCACCGTCGACGCAGCAGCCGTCCCCGAGCACGGGGAGCCGACCGCGCCCGAGGTCGAGATCAGCGAGAGCCACTTGGCGACCGTCGGCCGCTTCCGGGTGCGACGCGCGCTGCCGCGTCGCACCCGCCGCACGGTGGGAGCGTGGTGCTTCGCCGACCACATGGGCCCCGCGAGCGTGACGGAGAACGCGAGCCTCGACGTCGGCCCGCACCCGCACATCGGGCTGCAGACCGTCACCTGGCTGCTCGACGGCCAGGTGCTGCATCGCGACAGCCTGGGCAGCGAGCAGATCATCAGCCCCGGGCAGCTGAACCTCATGACCGCCGGGGGCGGGGTGAGCCACAGCGAGGAGGCGACCGGGCACTACCGCGGCGAGCTCGAGGGCATCCAGCTCTGGATCGCGCAGCCCGACGCGACCCGCACGGCGGGCGCACGGTTCGAGCACCACACCGACCTGCCCGCTGTCGACCTGCACCGCGGCGCGGCCACCGTGCTGGTCGGCGAGCTGATGGGTGCCGGCAGCAGCGCGCGCCACGACTCGCCGCTCGTCGGCGCCGACCTGCACCTGGGCGGCGGGCGGGTCCTCGTCGAGCTGCGACCGCAGTGGGAGTACGCCGTCGTGGTGCTGCGCGGCCGGCTGGTCGTGGACGGCGCGCCGCTCGGGCCGGGCCATCTCGGCTACCTCGGCCGCGGCCGGGACGAGCTCGCCCTCGACGCCGACGTCGAGACCCGGGCGATGCTGCTCGGGGGTGAGCCCTTCGAGGAGCGGATCGTCATGTGGTGGAACTTCGTCGCCCGCAGCCGCGAGGAGCTGGCCGCCGCCTACGCCTCGTGGGACCTCGGTGACGACCGCTTCGGCACGATCGACTCGCCCCTGGCGCGCATCCCGGCCCCGACGCCCTACTGGCTGACGATGCGTGAGCCGTGA
- a CDS encoding 4a-hydroxytetrahydrobiopterin dehydratase, translating to MARPELLNESEVQRRLAELPGWSGDSQRIRRSVALPAERLSALLGEVDRVQAELDHHAQIEQQDGGVTFVVWTHSAGGVTGLDFELALRINAVIGG from the coding sequence ATGGCGCGACCCGAGCTTCTGAACGAGTCCGAGGTGCAGCGACGGCTCGCCGAGCTTCCCGGCTGGTCGGGGGACTCGCAGCGGATCAGACGCAGCGTGGCGCTGCCGGCCGAGCGGTTGAGTGCGCTGCTCGGGGAGGTCGACCGGGTGCAGGCAGAGCTCGACCATCACGCGCAGATCGAGCAGCAGGACGGCGGCGTGACGTTCGTGGTCTGGACCCATTCGGCCGGCGGCGTCACCGGCCTCGACTTCGAGCTGGCGCTGCGCATCAACGCCGTCATCGGCGGTTGA